The Danio rerio strain Tuebingen ecotype United States chromosome 10, GRCz12tu, whole genome shotgun sequence genome contains a region encoding:
- the LOC795962 gene encoding cytosolic purine 5'-nucleotidase-like: protein MEETLKERTLKNQDKYVIKDPRIPVLLSRIKEVAKVFLATNSDFNYTEMGTYGMDLCYGKMGSLLRCGSTKTLLQPTLQSPARPVTLAAHH from the exons ATGGAG GAGACACTGAAGGAACGGACTCTGAAAAACCAGGACAAGTACGTCATTAAAGAT CCTCGTATTCCTGTGTTACTGAGCCGCATCAAAGAGGTCGCTAAAGTGTTCCTGGCCACCAACAGCGACTTCAATTACACCGAG ATGGGGACGTACGGCATGGATCTGTGTTATGGGAAGATGGGCAGTTTGTTGCGCTGTGGCTCCACTAAAACACTTCTTCAGCCTACTCTTCAGAGCCCCGCTCGTCCTG TAACTCTTGCAGCACATCACTAG
- the LOC137496625 gene encoding solute carrier family 2, facilitated glucose transporter member 11-like has product MNSACHLYPILPSNSSKHEKLHINYEKSCTCCSHFHCRYWRDLPIRLPYFCPELLVTSMCRLWGTERDPGPEMEELLAKRAALKGVKIHRLKDLFLDHSVCWQLLTVLVTFVSLQLCGINAVYLYSLDVFQAAGIGKENLRYAAVGIGLCEFSTSITCVLIIESIGKRVFLFQSYICMAATLALPTLTIYLQV; this is encoded by the exons ATGAATTCGGCTTGTCACCTTTACCCTATATTGCCATCAAACTCCTCCAAGCACGAAAAGTTACACATCAACT acgaAAAGTCCTGTACTTGTTGCAGCCATTTTCATTGCAGGTATTGGAGGGACCTTCCAATACGGCTTCCATATTTCTGTCCTGAACTCCTCGTCACCT CAATGTGCAGGCTATGGGGAACTGAACGGGACCCTGGACCAGAGATGGAGGAGTTGTTGGCTAAACGTGCTGCCCTGAAGGGTGTGAAGATCCACAGACTCAAGGACCTCTTCCTGGACCACAGTGTTTGTTGGCAGCTGCTCACCGTCCTCGTCACGTTTGTCAGTCTGCAGCTCTGCGGCATCAATGCT GTCTATCTATATTCATTAGATGTGTTTCAAGCTGCTGGTATTGGCAAGGAGAACTTGCGCTATGCTGCTGTTGGGATAGGCTTGTGTGAATTCTCCACCTCCATCACCTGT gtGCTCATTATTGAGAGTATAGGGAAGAGAGTGTTTCTCTTTCAGAGTTACATCTGCATGGCTGCCACACTGGCTCTGCCCACACTCACAATTTACCTTCAGGTCTGA
- the ska1 gene encoding SKA complex subunit 1 has product MNHCELEEVTQHINNKISMIKRLLELRAVAKDPDKRGTLLKIGQEVSAINELLDRFEKYVGKQRDLLKHLKDLEGFFQEDEQDAYHLKNNTPPHMPKRGQQAAPQGGGQVAVQSRQTDAPAAPQEQGPPRKTQRNQIKEMEFITVPEFDSIPPYMKGRVTYDQLNAAVQSINTAVTSKYKILHQPVKTLNNVSRSLQQRFKDQETKDTKGHFFVVEQDIKEFAQLKVDKRFVGMLNMLRHCQRLKEVRGGGLTRFILL; this is encoded by the exons ATGAATCACTGCGAGCTTGAAGAAGTGACACAACATATCAACAACAAAATTTCCATGATCAAAAGACTCCTGGAGCTTCGAGCTGTTG CAAAAGATCCAGACAAACGTGGGACTCTTCTCAAAATTGGGCAAGAAGTCAGTGCCATAAATGAGCTTCTTGATCGCTTTGAGAAATATGTGGGCAAGCAAAGAGACTTGCTGAAGCATTTGAAG GATCTAGAAGGTTTTTTTCAGGAGGATGAACAAGATGCCTATCACCTTAAGAACAACACCCCTCCGCACATGCCAAAAAGAGGCCAGCAAGCAGCTCCACAAGG agGAGGACAGGTGGCAGTTCAGAGCAGGCAGACAGATGCGCCAGCCGCCCCTCAGGAACAAGGGCCGCCCAGGAAAACTCAGCGCAACCAGATCAAAGAGATGGAGTTCATTACCGTCCCTGAATTTGACAGCATACCACC GTACATGAAAGGGCGCGTAACATACGATCAGCTGAACGCAGCAGTACAAAGCATCAACACAGCCGtgacctcaaaatataaaatCCTCCATCAGCCAGTCAAGACCCTAAACAACGTGTCTCGCTCGCTCCAGCAGCGCTTTAAAGATCAAGAAACAAAAGACACCAAAG GTCATTTTTTTGTCGTGGAGCAAGACATCAAAGAGTTTGCCCAGCTGAAGGTGGACAAGCGGTTTGTGGGCATGTTGAACATGTTACGCCACTGCCAGCGTCTGAAGGAGGTCCGAGGCGGTGGTCTTACACGATTCATCTTGTTATAA